The Methanosphaera stadtmanae DSM 3091 genome includes a window with the following:
- a CDS encoding biotin--[acetyl-CoA-carboxylase] ligase, translated as MHLYKELESTNTTAKKFVEQDAKEGTIIIAESQTAGRTRKHDGWVSPEGGIYMTMILRPEVSLKEASKLTIVTGVAIAKTLHDVFDIDVGIKWPNDLLIGNKKICGILTEAVTDYDEIKAVLVGIGVDVNFDEDKLPDKLKDVATSVKAELDTEYNRAEIIKEFFKVFEELYEQYKKHDFKYIVSEWRRLSTTTGNRVKVYTGRKVIYADAVGITNEGALIIEHEDGKLEKVISGEIEIIDDE; from the coding sequence ATTCATTTATACAAAGAACTAGAATCTACAAATACCACTGCTAAAAAATTCGTTGAACAAGATGCAAAAGAAGGAACTATAATCATAGCAGAAAGTCAAACAGCAGGAAGAACAAGAAAACATGATGGATGGGTATCACCAGAAGGTGGTATTTACATGACCATGATACTAAGACCTGAAGTATCACTAAAAGAAGCTTCAAAACTCACAATAGTAACAGGTGTTGCAATAGCAAAAACCTTACATGATGTATTTGATATTGATGTAGGTATTAAATGGCCTAATGACTTACTAATTGGAAATAAAAAGATTTGTGGAATATTAACAGAAGCTGTAACAGATTATGATGAAATCAAAGCAGTACTTGTAGGTATAGGAGTAGATGTTAACTTTGATGAAGATAAACTTCCAGATAAACTAAAAGACGTTGCAACATCTGTTAAAGCAGAACTTGATACGGAATATAATAGGGCAGAAATAATAAAAGAATTCTTTAAAGTATTTGAAGAATTATATGAACAATATAAAAAACATGACTTCAAATATATTGTATCTGAGTGGAGAAGATTATCTACAACAACAGGTAATCGTGTGAAAGTATACACTGGACGAAAAGTAATTTATGCTGATGCAGTGGGTATTACAAATGAGGGTGCATTGATTATTGAACATGAAGATGGAAAATTAGAAAAAGTAATTTCT